One genomic segment of Candidatus Melainabacteria bacterium includes these proteins:
- the pyrE gene encoding orotate phosphoribosyltransferase, with the protein MLATNQSIGTILQQDTKLLKSKLLTILAKQSYKEGKVTLVSGKESNYYIDGKLTTLDAEGGTLVSILLLRMLKESVTAIGGISVGACPLSSGISQISYLLGKKLNAFYIRKEPKKHGTMKWIEGPIKPFDKVAILEDVVTTGISSLKAVERVKEFGCTVEQVISMVDRNEGGREVFKRQGLDYNYLFDIQEVIERSKISR; encoded by the coding sequence ATGTTAGCAACAAACCAATCAATTGGTACCATTTTGCAGCAAGATACTAAATTATTAAAATCCAAACTTTTAACTATACTTGCTAAACAAAGTTATAAAGAAGGAAAAGTTACTTTAGTTTCTGGCAAAGAAAGTAATTATTACATTGATGGGAAGTTAACTACCCTTGATGCAGAAGGAGGTACATTAGTTTCAATTTTGCTATTAAGAATGTTAAAAGAAAGTGTTACTGCAATTGGTGGTATAAGCGTTGGAGCTTGTCCTTTAAGCAGTGGGATTTCACAAATTAGTTATTTACTTGGAAAGAAATTAAATGCTTTTTATATTAGAAAAGAACCTAAAAAACATGGAACCATGAAATGGATTGAAGGCCCAATAAAACCATTTGATAAAGTTGCAATTTTAGAAGATGTAGTAACTACAGGGATCTCTTCTTTAAAAGCAGTTGAAAGAGTTAAAGAATTTGGTTGTACTGTTGAACAAGTAATTTCAATGGTAGATAGAAATGAAGGTGGCAGAGAAGTATTTAAACGACAAGGCTTAGATTACAATTACTTGTTTGATATACAAGAAGTTATTGAGAGATCAAAGATTTCACGTTAA